Proteins from a genomic interval of Gadus macrocephalus chromosome 2, ASM3116895v1:
- the asf1ba gene encoding histone chaperone asf1b-A, with protein MAKVQVLNVSVLDNPSPFRNPFQFEITFECMEDLPEDLEWKIIYVGSAESEEYDQTLDSVLVGPVPAGRHMFVFQADAPNTGLIPESDAVGVTVVLITCTYRGQEFIRIGYYVNNEYTDPELRENPPIKPDYTQLQRNILASNPRVTRFHINWEGCAERMEDSENVDPASNSMLPPSCLPGKAPPLGLLPDNSMDCL; from the exons ATGGCGAAGGTGCAAGTACTCAATGTTTCAGTTTTGGATAACCCGAGCCCTTTTCGAAACCCTTTCCAATTCGAAATAACGTTTGAGTGCATGGAGGACCTCCCAGAAG actTGGAGTGGAAGATCATCTATGTGGGATCAGCAGAAAGCGAGGAATACGATCAAACCCTTGACTCCGTCCTTGTTGGACCCGTACCAGCTGGGAGgcatatgtttgtgtttcag GCGGATGCCCCTAACACAGGCCTGATTCCTGAGAGTGATGCTGTTGGTGTCACCGTAGTGCTAATCACCTGCACGTATCGTGGCCAGGAGTTCATTCGTATTGGCTACTACGTAAACAATGAATATACTGACCCTGAACTGCGTGAAAACCCACCAATAAAACCTGACTACACACAG CTCCAGAGAAACATCCTCGCGTCCAACCCACGCGTCACAAGATTTCACATAAATTGGGAAGGCTGTGCAGAACGTATGGAAGACTCTGAAAACGTTGACCCGGCGTCCAACTCCATGCTccctccgtcctgtctccctgGCAAGGCCCCGCCCCTGGGACTACTGCCTGATAACTCCATGGACTGCTTATAA